A section of the Pedobacter sp. HDW13 genome encodes:
- the dnaN gene encoding DNA polymerase III subunit beta has protein sequence MRFIVSTSTLLKHLQTVNGASSSSTVLPILENFLFEIKDGNLTISATDLQTSMTTALAVESKEEGKVAVPSKILLDTLKTLPDQPIAFNIDDSTFAIEISAGDGKYKLSGENGDDFPKIPVVENASSVNLPASVLTEAITKTIFAVSNDELRPAMTGVFCQLSPQHITFVATDAHKLVRYRRMDSKADKATSFILPKKALTLLKGALPSNDINVSVDYNATSAFFKFENINLVCRLIDERYPDYEAVIPTNNPNKLIIDRVLFLNTLRRVVIFANKTTHQVRLKISGSELNISSEDLDFANEAHERLSCQYDGEDLEIGFNARFLIEMLSNLSGDEVTLELSTPNRAGLLIPQTNDENEDVLMLVMPVMLNNSY, from the coding sequence ATGAGATTTATTGTATCCACATCAACGCTGTTAAAACACTTACAAACTGTAAATGGTGCTTCAAGCAGCAGTACAGTTTTACCCATATTAGAAAATTTCCTTTTCGAGATTAAAGATGGAAACTTAACTATCTCTGCTACCGATTTACAAACGAGCATGACAACTGCTTTGGCTGTAGAATCAAAAGAAGAAGGTAAAGTTGCGGTTCCGTCTAAAATTTTATTAGATACACTTAAAACCTTACCAGATCAGCCAATTGCATTTAATATAGACGACAGTACTTTTGCGATCGAAATTAGCGCAGGTGATGGTAAATATAAATTGAGTGGTGAAAATGGCGACGATTTTCCAAAAATTCCAGTTGTAGAAAACGCTTCTTCTGTTAATTTGCCTGCATCAGTTTTAACTGAAGCGATTACCAAAACTATTTTTGCGGTAAGTAATGATGAGCTACGTCCGGCAATGACAGGTGTATTTTGCCAGTTATCACCACAGCACATTACTTTTGTAGCTACCGATGCACACAAGCTGGTACGTTACCGCCGTATGGATAGCAAAGCTGATAAAGCAACTTCGTTTATCTTACCTAAAAAAGCTTTAACACTTTTAAAAGGCGCCTTGCCTTCTAACGATATTAATGTATCGGTAGATTATAATGCAACAAGTGCTTTCTTTAAGTTCGAAAATATTAATTTAGTGTGTCGTTTAATAGACGAACGCTATCCAGATTATGAAGCAGTAATACCTACAAACAACCCAAATAAATTAATTATCGACAGGGTTCTGTTTTTAAATACACTACGCAGGGTTGTAATTTTTGCCAATAAAACCACACATCAGGTGAGGTTAAAAATCAGCGGCAGCGAGTTGAATATTTCATCTGAAGATTTAGACTTCGCCAACGAGGCACACGAGCGTTTAAGCTGCCAATATGATGGTGAAGACCTTGAAATTGGCTTTAATGCCCGTTTCTTAATCGAAATGCTGAGCAATTTAAGCGGCGATGAAGTTACTTTAGAGTTATCTACTCCAAACAGGGCAGGGCTTTTAATTCCGCAAACCAATGATGAAAATGAAGATGTTTTAATGTTGGTTATGCCGGTTATGCTAAATAATAGTTATTAG